In Sporocytophaga myxococcoides, the genomic window GGACTTTGATGTAAATAAAGTTGCGAAAATGACAGATGCTCAACTTGAAAAGCTTTTATCGGACCCTTCTATTATTCGTAACCGACTCAAAGTTTTTGGAACTGTTAAAAATGCCAAAGCCTTCCTTGAAATTCAAAAGGAGTTTGGTTCCTTTGATAAATATATATGGAGCTTTGTAGGAGATAAAACGATCGTCAATAGTAGAAAGAGTATTAGTGAGGTGCCAGCTACTAGCAAAGAAAGTGATGCAATGAGCAAAGCGTTAAAAAAGAGAGGGTTCACTTTCGTTGGATCTACTATTTGTTATGCGTACATGCAGGCTGCAGGACTAGTTAACGATCATATAAACTGTTGTTTTAGATATGAACAGATTTTGAAACTATAACGGTGAAAGCCTGTTGGTTTAATTCTTTGTAGATAGCATATAAAATTATTTTTTTTAGCCCCTCTCTACTTAATTATCTACCCCTTTTCAATTTTTCAATTTCATTAGTTTTCTTATCAAATCCTTGTCCTTTAAGACTTAAACAGTCGCTTCTAACAAAATTCATTTTCATCAGGTTCTTCTATTAGTCCTTGAATACTTTGGATAGAATACTATGGATACAAATCTTTTAACTAAATTTTTAGTATTGATACTTGTCTGTTTCTTTGGAAGTTATTCTTCCATGGCTGGTATCGGAGGTATATCCTTGGAAGAAAACCCATTTGTAAGTGAAAAGTACATGTTGCTGAAAGTTGATCAGGGAGAGACGCTGGATACATCAATGACGTTTTGCGATGAAGAAACTGTATCCATAGTCGGGGCAAATCTGCCTGCCTTTGCCAAACTTACCTATACTGGAGGAGGTAACGCATCTGTTTCTCTTACACCGTTGATGGAGACAGGAGTATTTGAGAATGTGTATATAATAGCTTCTGATAGTTATGGTGGCAGCGACACAATATATATTACGATTCTGGTAAATAAAATGCTTTACAGGGTTAATTCAGGAGGACCGGTTGTTAAAGATCTTCCAATGGAATGGGCTGCAGATATGCAGGAAGCTCCGGCCCCTTATCTTGATGCAAACAGTGCGAATTATACAACTGGAAGTAATATGTGGACCGGTGAAAATCCAACCGGTGCACCGGATTTACTTTTTGGAGACAATAGACTTAGCTTACTAGAAAATAAATCCTTGATCATGAAATTTCCAGTTCCTCAGAACGGAAAGTATAAAGTAAATCTTTATTTTGCTCAAAAGGTCAATGGAGAAGTAACGGGACCAGACCAGCAAATTTTTCATGTTAAAGTAGAAAATTTAATGGCGCTTGAAAATTTTGACATTTATGCGGAGGCAGGTATGAGGGCTATGAAAAAAACTTGTGTAGTCGAAGTAGATGATAAGATTTTAAATATAAATTTTTTTAGACAAAAAGGAAACCCTCAGGTAAATGCAATAGAAATCTTTCAGATTGAAGATGATCCTGTGTTTGTTAAAGAAAGCTCTTTTGCCGGAGAAATGGTTGCTATTCCAAATCCTAGTTCAGATAAAATTCAGATGAGATTTAAAGGATATTTAAATGGAATAGTTACAGTAACTTTATATGATGAGAGAAATCGGATCATCTTCAGGAAGAACATGGCTCTTTTGTGTGGAAAATCTATTAAGCTTAACCTCGCCGAATTAAGCCTTGCTTCAGGTGAATATTATGTGCAAGTGTTGACTGCAAATAAAAAATATTTCGCAAGGGTTATGGTATTGAATTAATATTAAGCTGAATGAATTGGCTCATAAATAAACACAAAAGAGACCAGTTAACAATTCCTTAATACTTCAGTAATATTAAGGGAACATCCTGTATTTATTTTTACCATGCCATCCAGAAAAGAGGCATGAACGAAAGCAAAAAATACAAAATACTTATAGTAGACGATGAGCCCGCCATTGTCGAAATATTGGATTACAACCTCAGGAAAGAAGGCTATCTGACTAAATCTGCCAGCAATGGTAAGGATGCGATAAATTGTGTTAAATCCTTTGCTCCTGACATGATCTTATTAGATATAATGATGCCCACAATTGATGGAATTGAGACATGCAGACAAATCAGGGCTATGGAGGGTACAGAGAACACGCACATTATTTTCTTAACAGCCCGCTCGGAAGAATATTCTGAAGTTGCTGCTTTTGAAGTAGGTGGTAATGATTTTATTACAAAACCTATCAAGCCTAGAGCGCTATTAAGTAGGATTTCAGCAATTTTCAAAAGGGGATTAATAGAAGAAAAAAGTGGGAAAATTGTTTCATTTAAAGACATAACAATCAATAAAGAAAGTTATACAGTCCTGAAAAACAATGAGAAGGTTGCACTGACTAAAAAAGAGTTTGAGCTTCTTTTCTTTCTGTGTTCTCACCCCAATAAAGTTTTTAACAGAGATGATCTGCTTAAGAAAATCTGGGGAGATGACATTTTTGTAGTCTCCAGAACAATTGATGTCCATATCAGGAAGATAAGAGAGAAAATTGGCGAAAATTACATTAACACCATTAAGGGTATTGGCTACAAGTTTGAGAGCAGTGAATAGAGTTTACCCAAACTTAATGATATTATAGTCTTTTCTTAACATGCTTTTCCTTGTCCTTATTGTTATTCAAATAAACAACAGTGGTTATGCATTACAGAACCATCGTAATTTCGGATATACACCTTGGAACTTCAGGGTCCAAGGCTAAAGAGGTTACCTCTTTTCTAAAATATAATTCCTGTGATGAACTCATTCTCAACGGTGATATTATTGATGGATGGCAACTGAAAAAGTTTGGAGCATGGAAAAAACATCATACCAAATTCTTTAAAAGGATACTTAGAGCTATCGAAAAGTATGACACAAAAGTCATATACCTCAGGGGAAATCATGACGACTTTCTGGATAACATTATCCCTTTCAGATTTGGTAATATCTCTGTTCAAAAAGATTACATCATCACTTCCGGTGATAAAAGATTTTATGTTGTTCATGGTGATGTTTTTGATTCAGTAACTACTAACCTTAAGTGGATTGCTAAGCTTGGCGATATTGGTTATACCTTTCTGTTATGGCTCAATCAGCGCTATAATAGCTATCGCATGAAAAGAGGCTTGCCATACTATTCCTTATCTCAGGCAGTTAAGGGGAAGGTAAAGAAAGCAGTCTCCTATATCTCTGAGTTTGAAAATGAAATCATTTGTCTTGCTAAAATTAAAAAATGTGATGGCATTATTTGCGGACATATTCATCAGCCGGCTATAAAAAATATTAATGGAACAATCTATATGAATTCAGGTGATTGGGTGGAAAGCCTCAGTGCATTAGTAGAAGATTTTGAAGGGAACTGGAATATCATTCACTATGCGGATTATAGCCTTGCTGAGGACATCGCTGAAGAAGAGGAAGAAGAAGGAACGGATTTATTTGATATGGACATTATCCATTTGAAAGCAGAAATTGAGATAAGAAAAAAAACAATAAGCGGTTATAATTTAAACATATGAAAACACTATTTGAATTATACATAAGACTACAATCTGTTGTATTACAGTACCGTGTTACTATCCTTTATTTTGCTCTGAAAGGCAGCAAGATAAAAAGACGTTTTCTAATACCTGTATGAAAATATTATATGCTATTCAGGGAACCGGAAATGGCCATTTAAGTCGTGCCCGCGATATTATCCCTATATTACAAAGCCGAGGTGATCTAGACATCCTGGTAAGTGGCATTCAAGCAGATGTAATGTTGCCCTATCCAGTTAAATATAAATATCAGGGTTTGAGTTTTATATTCGGAAAATCTGGGGGGGTAGATCTTATAAATACTTATTTAAAGAATAATAGTAAGAAGTTTTTTTCCGAGCTCCGGGAAATTCCTATTGAAAAATACGATATAGTAATTAATGATTTTGAACCTGTGAGTGCCTGGGCTTGTCATCTGAAAAGGAGACCATGCATAGCGCTTAGCCATCAATCTGCAGTCCTTTCTCCTAAGGTTCCTAAACCTGATCATACAGACCATCTGGGAAGTTTTATCCTTAAAAAATATGCCCCCGCCACTCATCATTATGGATTTCATTTTGAAGCTTTTGACGAGAATATTTTCACTCCGGTGATCAGAAAGGAAGTAAGAGAAATTGATCCTTGCAATAACGGGCACTATACAGTATATCTTCCTGCTTATAATGACGAACGGTTGATTAAAGTGCTTTCGAAGGTGAAAGATGTAAAATGGGAAGTGTTTTCTAAACATTCCAAAAAGCCATGGAAAGAAAAAAATCTGAACATCAAACCTATCAATAATGAAGCATTTGTCAAAAGTATTGCTTCGTCTGAAGGCGTTCTTTGTGGCGCTGGTTTTGAAACTCCTGCCGAGGCATTGTACCTGGGTAAGAAACTGATGGTAATTCCAATGAAAAATCAGTATGAACAGCACTATAATGCTGCGGCGCTTATGTCAATGGGAATTCCAGTTATTAAATCATTAAAGAAAAAACACCTGGAAACAATAGTTCATTGGGTTGGTAAACAGCGTGGAGTCAAAGTGGAATATCCTGATATTACAGAAAACATTATTGATAAGGTATTGGAGAATGCCATTAGTTTAAAATAGATCTGTTGGATAAATTTTGGAAAGAAGAGATTTTGGGGAAGAGTTTTGCTGGGGTGTTGCTGTTTCTGCATATCAGATTGAAGGTGCCCATGATGCAGAAGGCAAGGGCCACTCAATATGGGATATATTTACCAATAAAAAAGGTAATGTCCTTAATGAACATACGGGTAACACTGCTTGCGACTTTTACAATCGCTACAGCGAGGACATAAGTTTGCTGAAATTATTAAATATTCCCAACTTCAGATTTTCATTGTCGTGGCCCAGAATACTTCCCTCTGGTCATTTTTATGTGAACAGGAAAGGAATCGATTACTACGACAGACTAATTGATTGTTGCCTTTCTCAGGGAATTGAACCATGGGTAACTTTATACCATTGGGATCTTCCTCATGAACTGGAATTGATGGGTGGATGGACAAACAGAGACATCCTTTATTGGTTTGGTGACTATGCTGAATTATGTGCAAAGCATTTCGGGGATAGGGTAAAAAAATGGATGGTATTAAATGAACCAATGGTTTTCACTGGTGCAGGCTATTTCCTTGGTATTCATGCACCTGGTAGAAGAGGAATGAAAAATTTTGTTCCGGCAATGCATCATGCAGTTCTAGCTATGGGAGAAGGAGGCAGAAGGCTGAGGGAGTTAGTTAAAGATGCTGAGATTGGTACTACATTTTCATGTTCTTACATAGAGCCTGTATCAGAAAGGGACAAAGATGTACAAGCAGCCATTCGTGTAGATGCTTTGTTGAACCGCCTCTATGTAGAGCCAATACTTGGCCTGGGTTATCCAAAAGAACTTAGAAAACCTTTGCTCAATGTAGAAAAGTTCATTAAAGCTGATGATGAAAATAATATGCCTTTCGATTTTGATTTCATCGGGATACAGAACTATACAAGGGAAATTGTTAAATACTCTTGGTGGACTCCCTATTTACAGGCAAGTATTGTAGGGGCAAAGGAAAGAAAAGTACCCTATACATTGATGAAATGGGAGGTTTACCCGGAAGCGATTTACCACATGCTTAAGAAATTTCAGGCATATCCGAATATCAAGAGATTGATGGTGACTGAAAATGGAGCTGCTTTTAATGATGTTATTTTTGATGGGAAGGTTCGGGATTCTCAAAGGCTTAAATTCATTCAGGATAATATAAGACAAGTGCTGAGAGCAAAGAAAGAAGGGGTAAACGTCGAAGGTTATTTTATCTGGACACTTACAGATAATTTTGAATGGGCTGAAGGTTTTCATCCCAGATTTGGTATTGTTCATGTTGACTTTGATACTCAGAAACGAACTATTAAAGAATCAGGACTTTGGTACAGGGATTTTTTGAGAAGTTGTAATTGATTGAAAGTTAGTGATGATAAATTCAATGTTAAGAAATTGTTAATTATATATTATGTAATTGTAATGCCAGTGTTAAGCTTGAGTTAACACTGTGTTAGAGGGTGGTTAAGGTCAATTATTATTTCAAAATTTGTTCTCGATTTTATTAGCCACCAAAAATTATGAACAAGAAGTTAAGTGCCCTATTTTTTATTCTCTTATTTACACCATTTGTATTATTCAGTCAAAACGCGTCTGATTCATCCGCTTACAAACAAGAAAAGTCTGTTGAAGTAAAAGAAACCAAGAAAAAATGGTATGAGACATTTTCATTAAGAGGATATACCCAAATACGTTATAATAGGTTGCTCGAGACCAATGGCCAGCTAAAGTGTGATCAATGTGATAGGTCTATTGGTGATGGAGGAGGGTTGTTTTTCAGAAGAGCTCGTCTTACATTTTATGGTGATATTCATCCTAGAGTTTATATGTATATCCAGACGGACCTTGCTACCAATTCCTTAATTAACGGTTCCGCATCTTCTGTAAATGGAATGAATTTCCTTCAACTTAGAGACCTTTATGCTGATATATTTCTTAACGAGTCTAAATCTTTAAGAGCCAGAGTTGGTCTGAGTAAAGTTCCTTTTGGATTTGATAATGTGCAGTCAAGTCAAAACCGGATAGCTTTTGATCGTTCTGATGCGATTAATAGTGGTATGTACAACGAGCGGGATATGGCGGTATTATTTTACTTTACCCCTCCAAAGATAAAAGAAAGGTACAAGTATCTTGTTTCTTCTGGGCTAAAAGGATCTGGGGATTATGGAGTATTGGGGGGCGGATTCTTTAACGGTCAGACAACGAACAGGTTGGAGTATGGAAATGCCCAGCACGTTATAGCTAAAGCTTCTTATCCTTTCAAGCTTAGTTCCGGCCAATACATTGAAGCAGGAGTAAGTGGCTTTACAGGATATTTTAATACAAAAGAAATTAAAAATGTGGATGTCGTGTCACCTACCAATATTCAAGAACAGAGAATCGACGGATACATAGTCGTTTATCCTCAGCCAATAGGTTTTCAGGTGGAGTACAACTGGGGCATGGGACCTAGATTCACAAATGATAATGGTGTTTTTTCAGTAAAGAGAAGACCTCTTGACGGAGGATATGCTCAGGTAATGTTCCTGCAAAAGGTTAGAAAAATGGTTTTTATACCTTATCTAAGAGCCCAATATTATAACGGAGGAAAAAAAATTGAGCAGGATGCAAGAAGTTATGTTGCTAAAGAACTTGAATTCGGGGTTGAATATCAAATTAATTCAGCTTTGGAGTTTACTATAGCTTACATGATGTCAGACCGCACGTTCGAAGATTCAAAAAAGCCAAACAATCATCAAAAAGGAAATCTTTTGAGACTTCAATTACAGTTCAATTATTAGAATAATCTTTAATTTATCCACATCATTTTTGTAAAGACTTTACAATGAGGAAATAAATTATGACAACTTCTGGATTAAAAAAGCTTAACAATTTCTTAACATTCGAATATTTAAATTTGCCTAATTTGCTATCAATTATGAGAAAAATCATTTTTAGCGGCGCCGTTATATTTTCGGTAATTGCTGCATCTTTTTGGGGATGTGGTCCTAAAAAAAATTCTGAAGAAGCTTCGGAAAAACTTACCGGTACGGTCGAGATCGATGGGTCTAGCACTGTTTATCCTATTACAGAAGCTTCAGCAGAGGAATTTAGGGTTGAAAATCCTAAAGTGAAAGTAACAATCGGAGTCTCAGGAACTGGCGGAGGATTTAAGAAGTTTGTACGTTCAGAAATTGATATAGCAGAAGCTTCAAGGCCGATTAAAAAATCTGAAGACAGCGCCTGTAAAGCAGCCAAGATTGAGTATATTGAATTACCAATCGCCTATGATGGGTTGGCAGTTGTTGTAAATCCTCAGAATAACTGGGTTGACTATCTCACCGTTGAAGAACTGAAGAAAATCTGGGAACCCGAAGCCCAGGGCAAAATAGTGAAATGGAATCAGATCAGACCAAACTGGCCAAATGAAGAAATTCATCTTTTTGGAGCTGGTCATGAGTCCGGAACATTTGATTATTTTACAGAGGCAATAATTGGAAAGACTAAAGCCAGCAGAGGCGATTATACTGCCAGTGAAGATGACAATGTTCTCGTACAGGGTATATCTACTGATAAATTTGCATTAGGATATTTCGGTCTCGCTTATTTTACAGAGAATAAAGAGAAACTAAAGCTTATTCCTATAGATGATAAGAATGACGAGAACGGAAAAGGGCCGATACTTGCATCTGATGAAACTGTAATGAATGGTACTTATCAACCTCTGTCTAGACCTTTGTTTATTTATGTAAATAAAAATAATGCAGAGTCAAATTCTTCTTTGGATAGCTTTGTACACTTTTACATAGACAATGCTGTAGAACTGGTGCCGGATGCAAAATATATTCCTTTGAGCAAAGAAGTCTACGAATTGGTAAAGAAGAGATTCAAAGAGAAAAAGACAGGTTCAGTATTCCTTAATAAGGAATCAACAGTTGGAGTAAAACTTGAAGAAGTTCTGAAATAATCAGAACTTCTTAATTATTTATAATGAAACTTAGAGAAACAATTATTGAAAAACTCTTGTTGGCCTGCAGTCTGCTAACAATATTCACGACTGTAGGCATTATAGGAGTTTTAATTTTTGAAACCATTGGGTTTTTCAAAGAAGTTAGTCTGATTGAGTTTTTAACAGACACAGAATGGACTCCTCTTTTCAGCAATCAGAGATTTGGAATTCTTCCACTGCTATCAGGAACGTTGCTTACCACACTAATTGCAACTATTGTAGCAGTTCCTCTGGGACTTACAATAGCTGTTTATCTTAGCGAATATTCACACAAAACAGTCAGAAATCTCGTAAAGCCAATGCTGGAGATTCTTGCTGCAGTACCCACTGTAGTTTATGGTTACTTCGCTCTGGTATTTGTTACTCCAATGTTTCAGAAGGTAATTCCCACACTTGCAGGCTTTAATGCTTTATCGCCCGGTATCGTAATGGGAATCATGATTTTACCTCTGGTATCATCTTTAAGTGAAGATGCACTTTATGCTGTGCCTAAATCTTTAAGAGAAGGCTCTTTTGCTCTCGGAGCTACTAAGTTTCAAACTTCCTGGAAGGTTATTGTTCCTTCCGCATTTTCAGGGATCTCGGTTTCTATCATATTGGCTATTTCCAGAGCAATTGGAGAAACAATGATTGTAGCCATTGCTGCTGGTCAGCAACCTCGTCTTACATTTGACCCTACTGTTCCTATCGAAACCATGACTACCTATATCGTACAGGTGAGTCTGGGAGATGTACCTCATGATAGTGTGGAGTATAGGACCATTTTTGCTGTCGGTATGACCTTATTTGTTGTTACACTTATATTAAATAATATAAGCTTTTGGCTTAAGAAAAAATTTCAGAAACATCACAGATAGGAAATGGGCAAAAAGGGAAAAGGTAAGATTAAAAAAAGGCTTAAGTATTTTAGCAATACAAGAGTATATGAATACCAGGATCAGGCATTCAAATACTTTGGCCTTTTCTGCACACTCATTGGAGTTGTAGTATTAATGTTATTATTAGGTGATGTTTTATACAGAGGATTAAGTCGTCTGGATTGGGATTTTATTATGGGCCTTCCAAGTAGAAGAGCCGCCAGAGCAGGTATTTATACTGCATGGGTAGGCACGCTCTGGATTATGGTTCTTACTGCTGTTATAGCCTTTCCTGTTGGAATATCAGCAGGTTTGTACCTTGAAGAGTATAATAAAAGAAGCAGGCTTTCAAACATTATAGAAATTAATATAGCAAACCTGGCAGGTGTACCCTCTATTATCTATGGTCTGCTTGGTTTAGAGCTCTTTGCTCGTGCTTTGAAACTTGGGGAGAGCGTTCTTACTGGTGCATTGACCTTGTCTTTATTAATTTTGCCAATTATAATCGTATCTACCAGAGAGGCCTTAAAAGCTGTTCCATATTCCATCAGAGAGGGATCTTATGCTCTTGGGGCATCCAAATGGCAAACCATCTGGTATCAGGTACTGCCGGCAGCAGTATCAGGAATTTTCACAGGGGTAATTCTTTCTCTTTCCCGTGCAATTGGAGAAACAGCTCCTCTGATAGTAATCGGAGCTCTTACTTTTGTGCCTTTCGTTCCTGAAAGTGTTATGGATTCATTTACTGTACTGCCCATACAAATATTTAACTGGGTGAGCAGACCACAGAAAGAGTTTTCTGAGAATGCAGCAGCAGCCATTATCATTTTATTGAGTATAACATTTATTATGAATGGAATTGCCGTTTATATAAGACATAAATGGCAGAAAAAAGTAAAGTGGTAAAATTATTGTTTGAAAGAATTTCTTTGGAATATAAATCATGAAAATTGAAGCCAAGAACGTCCACGTTTACTACGGTTCTGACCATGTATTGAAAGGGGTTACTCTTTCCATCAAGAAAAATACCGTAACAGCGTTGATCGGCCCTTCCGGATGCGGAAAGTCCACGTTCCTCAGATGTTTCAACAGGATGAACGACCTGATTGAGAATGCCCGCGTTGAAGGGGAGATTATGATAGAGGGAGTTGATATTTATCACCCCAAAATCAATGTGAATGAGTTGAGAAAGACCGTAGGTATGGTGTTTCAAAAGCCTAATCCGTTCCCAAAATCTATTTTCGAAAATGTTGCTTATGGCCTCAGGGTTAATGGGGTTAAGGATAACGCTCTCATTGAAGAAAAAGTAGAATCCTCTTTAAGAGGTGCAGCACTTTGGGATGAAGTAAAGGATAAACTCAAAAAATCTGCTTTGGCACTTTCAGGAGGACAGCAACAGAGACTGTGCATAGCAAGAGCCCTTGCTGTAGAGCCGTCTGTTTTATTGATGGATGAGCCTGCTTCTGCTCTTGATCCGATATCTTCAATAAAAATAGAGGAATTGATTTACAGCTTAAAAGCTAATTATACTATTCTTATAGTAACTCATAATATGCAGCAGGCTTCCAGAACCAGTGACAAGACTGCCTTCTTTTATATGGGAGACCTTATAGAATATGATGATACCAGAACTCTGTTTACAAACCCTAAGAAAGAAAGAACACAGAATTACATAACAGGACGTTTTGGTTAATCAAAAATTAATTTTTAACGTTATATACAACCAAAAGAGCAACAATGAATCTATTAGAAACCGAACTCGGCGAATTAAAAAGCGAACTTATAGATATGACCTATCTTGTGAGAGGTCAGCTTGACAAGGCTATTTCATCTTTTTATAGTTTTGATAAAGATCTTGCCAAAGAAGTAATCAAAAACGAGAAGCGGGTAAATGGTAGTGAACTTAAAATAGATGCAAAAGGAGAACATATCCTTGCTCTGTTTAATCCTGTTGCAATTGATTTAAGATTTGTTGTGGCATCACTTAAAATGGTGTCAGATCTTGAGAGAATAGGTGATAACGCCAAGGGAATAGCTCAGTACGTTACCAAGTGTGAAAATTCTTATGATGCGGATCTTATAGAAAAGATAAGATTCAAAGAGATGACAGACACAGCACTTGAAATGCTTTCGATTCTTAGTGAATCTTTTGAAACAGATAATACCAAGCTGGCGAGAACTTTATTCTCCAAAGATGAGCTAATGGATGAAATAAATCTTAATGCAAATCAGATCATGACTGATTATCTTAAAAATCAGAGTGATCCTGAGAAGGTTATGCAAGCAATTTATTTTCTTACCATTATCAGAAAGATGGAAAGAGTAGGAGATTATGTGACAAATATTGCTGAGGAAATTATATTCTATGTAAAGGCTAAAGTGTTAAGACATAAGAGAAAATCTTTAAAAATTTCTGATTCAGATTCAGATAATGACTCTGACTCTAATTAATATTTGTA contains:
- the pstB gene encoding phosphate ABC transporter ATP-binding protein PstB, producing the protein MKIEAKNVHVYYGSDHVLKGVTLSIKKNTVTALIGPSGCGKSTFLRCFNRMNDLIENARVEGEIMIEGVDIYHPKINVNELRKTVGMVFQKPNPFPKSIFENVAYGLRVNGVKDNALIEEKVESSLRGAALWDEVKDKLKKSALALSGGQQQRLCIARALAVEPSVLLMDEPASALDPISSIKIEELIYSLKANYTILIVTHNMQQASRTSDKTAFFYMGDLIEYDDTRTLFTNPKKERTQNYITGRFG
- the phoU gene encoding phosphate signaling complex protein PhoU, whose protein sequence is MNLLETELGELKSELIDMTYLVRGQLDKAISSFYSFDKDLAKEVIKNEKRVNGSELKIDAKGEHILALFNPVAIDLRFVVASLKMVSDLERIGDNAKGIAQYVTKCENSYDADLIEKIRFKEMTDTALEMLSILSESFETDNTKLARTLFSKDELMDEINLNANQIMTDYLKNQSDPEKVMQAIYFLTIIRKMERVGDYVTNIAEEIIFYVKAKVLRHKRKSLKISDSDSDNDSDSN